The genomic segment CTGACTCTGTTTATAGTGTGCTGGGTATCCTCAATAAGATACAGGTCATTGCCGACCGCACGGTGTTGCTTGGCGAAGTACGTGGCGACCTGGTGACTACTACTGATGCCGCATCGGCCGATTTGAAGAACCTGGCTAATTTCGAACTGTCGAAAGATAATCAGTATAACCACGTGAGCGATTACTATGCTGTTATTAACAACTGTAACTATTACATCGCACATGTGGATACAGCCATGCAGCGTCGTGGACGTTATGTGTTCAGAGAGGAGTATGCTGCTGTGAAGGCTTTCCGTGCCTGGACCTATCTTGAACTGGTCAAGGCTTATGGTCAGGTGCCTCTGGTGCTCACTCCTATGATGACCGAGCGTGAGGCGCGTGAGGCCATGGCGCTTCAGCGCAGCGACATCAAGGCCGTGTGTAACACGTTTATCGATGACCTGACTCCCTATGCTGATGTGGAACATCCTAACTTCGGCACTATCGATGGTAAGAACTCCGACTATTATTTCATCCCCATGAAGGCGCTCCTGGGCGATCTTTGTCTGTGGGCTGAGAAATACGAGGAGGCTGCTCGTTGGTATCATGACTATCTGAACGACAGAGAGAATCCTGTCGTGATGGAGTATAATAATCGCATCACCTGGTCTACGGTATCTTCTTTTGATGAGAGTCATATCAGTGATCCCTATAGCATCTGGACCAGTGACGAGATGCTGAGCTATATCCCCATGGAGGAGCAGGTGTTCAATGGTCATGTGAGTGATCTGGAGAATATCTTCAGCTCTACGGTGAAGAACAACTATTATTATCAGCTCGTTCCGTCGCGTGGTATGTACCGACTCTCTGCCGATCAGATTTATTGCATTAAGTATAAGGCAGAGTCTTCTACGACCATCGATACGCTTTATGCGCCTCGTACGGATATGTATGATGAGACTTTTGTTGGCGACTTGCGACTTCATTCTAACTACAAACTGAATGCTTT from the Prevotella sp. E15-22 genome contains:
- a CDS encoding RagB/SusD family nutrient uptake outer membrane protein; its protein translation is MMNKIYRFLCTVCVACSFMACADMLETDSELVEYEKNNTLNHPTDSVYSVLGILNKIQVIADRTVLLGEVRGDLVTTTDAASADLKNLANFELSKDNQYNHVSDYYAVINNCNYYIAHVDTAMQRRGRYVFREEYAAVKAFRAWTYLELVKAYGQVPLVLTPMMTEREAREAMALQRSDIKAVCNTFIDDLTPYADVEHPNFGTIDGKNSDYYFIPMKALLGDLCLWAEKYEEAARWYHDYLNDRENPVVMEYNNRITWSTVSSFDESHISDPYSIWTSDEMLSYIPMEEQVFNGHVSDLENIFSSTVKNNYYYQLVPSRGMYRLSADQIYCIKYKAESSTTIDTLYAPRTDMYDETFVGDLRLHSNYKLNALSGQDAYSERSSFYQRIYKVVGSRIMTYRSPMVYLRYAEALNRAGYPQSAFAVLKYGLCNDNLGKIDKEEQDAAGDLISFSPAFFTFENTRGIHSRGSGDSECNAYYVMPMPAAALNSRQDTINYQIPLVEDLIVNEMALEGAFEGNRFFDLVRVASRPGRDASYLADRIANRGGDLNVSLRALLMDKNNWFLPLPQ